In Mesorhizobium sp. M9A.F.Ca.ET.002.03.1.2, the DNA window GCCGATCCCTGCCGGCGAGGCCGTGGTCAAATATGCCCAGGCGATCGGCCGCGCCACGCAGGACATCGCGCCCGGCGAACATGTTCACTCGCACAATCTGGTCTTCGAGTCCGGGCGTTTGCCGGTGGTGCCGCCGAGCGAGGCCGTGCACGCGACCGAGGCCGACCGCGCCCGCACCTTCATGGGCTACCGTCGCGCCGACGGCCGTGCCGGCACGCGCAACTTCATCGGCATTCTCGCCAGCGTCAATTGCTCGGCCACCGTTTGCCACGCCATTGCCGACGAGGCGAACCGCACGCTCCTGCCCAGATATCCCGGCATTGACGGCTTCGTTCCCATCGTCCACGGCCAGGGCTGCGGCATGAGCGCCACCGGCGACGGCATGATGGTGCTGCACCGCACTCTTGCCGGCTATGCCCGCCACCCGAATTTCGGCGGCGTGCTGATGGTCGGCCTCGGCTGCGAGGTCAACCAGCTTACCCTCTACGGCCAGAAGGGCGTCGCCGCGGGAAAACGCCACTTCAACATCCAGGAAGCCGGCGGTTCGCGCAAATCGGTCGAGAAGGCCATGCTGGTGCTGGCCGAGATCGCCGAAGAGGTCGGCAAGCTTGAGCGAGAGCCGATCCCCGTCAGCGAGATCGTCGTCGGCCTGCAATGCGGCGGCTCCGACGGCATGTCCGGCATAACAGCCAATCCGGCGCTGGGCGCCGCCGTCGACATCCTGGCCGGCGTCGGCGGTATCGGCATCCTCTCCGAGACGACGGAAATCTACGGCGCCGAGCATCTGCTCGCCTATCGCGCGGCAAGCCCGGAGATCGCCGCCAAGCTCGACGGCTATGTGAAGTGGTGGGAAGACCATGTCGCCAAGCATGGCGCCTCCATCGACAACAATCCGTCGCCCGGCAACAAGCGCGGCGGCCTGACCACCATCCTGGAGAAGTCGCTTGGCGCAGTCGCCAAGGGTGGCCAGACGCCGCTCAACGGCGTCTTCGGCTATGCCGAGAAGGTCACCGGACACGGGCTGGTGTTCATGGACACGCCCGGCTACGACCCGGTCTCCGCCACCGGCCAGGTTGCGGGCGGCGCCAACGTCATCGTCTTCACCACCGGCCGCGGCTCCTGCTTCGGCTGCCGGCCGACGCCGTCGATCAAGGTCGCCACCAACTCGACCATGTATCACCAGATGGAAGAGGACATGGATGTGAATTGCGGCGTCATCGCCTCGGGCGAAAAGACCATCGCCGGCATGGGCCGCGAGATCTTCGAACTGGTTGTCGAGACGGCTTCCGGCCGCAAGACCAAGAGCGAGGAGTTCGGCTACGGCGACAACGAGTTCGTGCCCTGGCACCTCGGAGCGACCCTCTAGCCCGACCGCTAACCGGCAAGACAATAGACAGGCCGGATATTGGCCGGTGGGAGGCTTCGTATGAAGAAACGCTGTGTCGGCAGCACCGCGCTGGAAATAACCGAGGTCAGCTTCGGCGGCGCGGCGATCGGCGGCCTCTACCGAGCCTGCCCGCGCGAGGCGGCGATTGAGACGCTGCAGGTCGCCTGGGACACCGGCTTGCGCTATTTCGATACGGCGCCCTTCTACGGCTTCGGCCTCTCGGAACGCCGCTTCGGCGATTTCCTGCGCGACAAGCCGCGCTCATCCTACGTGCTGTCCACCAAGGTCGGGCGCCTGTTCCGGCCGGTGCCGGAAGACCAGGTTCCGGATCATTCCTATGTCGACCCGCTGCCCTTCGCGCTCGACTACGACTATTCCTACGACGGCATCATGCGCTCGGTCGAGTTCAGCTATGCGCGGCTTGGCCTCAATCGGATCGACATCCTGTTCGTCCACGACATCGGCGTCTACACGCATGGAGTCGAGAAGACGAAGCTGCATTTCCGCCAGTTGATGGATGGCGGGCTGAAGGCGCTGGAAGAGCTGAAGTCGTCCAGGGTCATTTCCGCCTACGGCCTTGGCGTCAACGAGGTGCAGATCTGCCTCGATGTGCTGCATCGAGCGCCGCTCGACTGCATCCTGCTGGCCAGCCGCTACTCACTGCTCGACCGCACCGCCGAAGCCGAACTGCTGCCGCTTTGCCGACAACGCCAGACCTCGCTGATCATCGGCGGCGTCTTCAATTCAGGCATCCTGGCAACAGGCCCGGTGCCGGGCGCCCATTTCGATTATAGGCCGGCCACCGCGGACATTCTCGGCCGCGTCGGAGCGATGGAAAAAATCGCCGCCGAGGGCGGCTATCCGCTTGCAGCGGCGGCGTTCCAGTTCCCGTTGCACGAGCCAGTCGTAGCCTCCGTGCTGACGGGCACGGCCAAGCCCACCAACCTGACGCGTAACCTTGAACTGCTCGGCGTCCAGGTGCCGGAAACCGACTTCGCCAAATACGATCCTTACACGATCGTTCAGCAGCTCGGCTGATGCGCTTCGGCCTTCTCTGTTCGCCGGCTCGGCAGGAGGAGCCATACGGAGACCGATACGAAACACCGCTTGCATCGACCGGACCGATGCACTATCAAAATGCGGCAAATGTTTTTTATTGATAAAGTTCTGTTTGGGCAGCGCCTATCCGAATGGAGCTACCGTAACGTTCACCGGGCGACTTAGGGAGGAAACCTAATGAAATTCGTCACCAGCATTCTCAACCGCCGCACCTTCGCGGCCCTAGCAGCCGCCTCGATGCTTGCCGGTGTGATGCATTCGGCGCCGGCTTCGGCGGCGGACGCGACCATTCCGATCATCGTCAAGGACACCACCTCTTTCTACTGGCAGATCGTTCTGGCCGGCGCCCGCAAGGCCGGCAAGGACCTCGGCGTCGACGTGCCGGAGCTCGGCGCCCAGGCCGAGACCGACGTCAACGGCCAGATATCGATCCTCGAGAATGCCGTCGCCGGCAATCCGGCCGCGGTCGTCATCGCGCCGACCGAAGCCAAGGCGCTCGGCAAGCCGATCGACGAGGCTGCCACCAAGGTCAAGATCATCGGCATTGACTCCGGTGCCGACTCCAAGGCCTTCACCTCGTTCCTGACCACCGACAACATCCAGGGCGGTCGCGTCGCCGCCGACGGCCTGGCGGCAGCCATCGGCGAGGCCAATGGCGGCAAGATCGAGGGCGACGTCGCCCTGATCACCGCACTTCCGGGCGCCGGCTCGCTCGAACAGCGCGCCCAAGGCTTCAAGGAACAGCTTGCCGCCAAATATCCCGGCCTCAAGCTCATTGCCGACAAATATGCCGACGGCCAGGCCACCACCGGCCTCAACATCGCGACCGACCTGATCACCGCCAACCCGAACCTCAAGGGCATCTTCGCCTCCAACCTGATCATGGCGCAGGGCGTTGGTCAGGCGATCGCCGAGAACAGCCTGGCCGGCAAGGTCGGACTGGTCGGCTTCGACAGCGACGAGAAGCTGATCAAGTTCCTCAACGACGGCGTCATTTCGGCTCTCGTCGTCCAGGACCCGTACCGGATGGGCTATGACGGCATCAAGACGGCGCTCGCCGCCTCGAAGGGCGAGAAGGTCGAGGCCAATGTCGACACCGGCGCCAACCTAGTCACCAAGGCCAATATGAAGGATCCGAAGATCGACGCGCTGCTCAATCCGAAGCTCGACTGAGCATCGGCGTAGGTGCATTGTTTCCGGGGCCTTTCTGCTCCGGAAACACTCCAACCAAGTGCCAATGGTGAGGCCAATCTGGAAGGATTGTCATGACGTCGACGGCGCAGGAACTGCATCCAGCCCCAACGCTGGAGCCCGGCAGGACGATCCTCGAACTCAAAGGGCTGGAAAAGCAGTATCCCGGCACGCACGCGCTGAAGCCGGTAAGCCTCGCCTTCAAGTCCGGTGAAATCCACGCCATCGTCGGCGAGAACGGCGCCGGCAAATCCACGCTGATCAAGCTTCTGACTGGCGTCATGCCGCGCACCTCCGGCGACGTCATCTGGGAGGGCAAGCCGGCAGCGCTGGCAACTCCTCACGAGGCGATGGCGCTCGGCATCAATGCCGTGCATCAGGAGGTCGTTCTGTGCCGCCATCTCACTGTTGCGGCCAACATGTTCCTCGGCGAGGAGGATTCCCGCTTCGGCATCCTGCAGCAGCGGGCCATGGTCAGGGAAGCGCAGAAGATCATCGACGATCTCGGCTTCGATCTGCCGGCGCATGTCGTGCTGGGTGACCTGACCATAGGCCAGCAGCAGCTGATCGCCGCCGCCCGCGCCACCGTGCGCGGCACCAAGTTCCTGATCTTCGACGAACCGACCGCCTATCTCACTCGGAAGGAGGCCGACCAGCTGTTCATGCTGATCCGCCGGCTGAAGGACGAAGGCGTCACCATCATCTACATCAGCCACCGCATGGAAGAGGTGTTCGAGCTCGCCGACCGCGTCTCGGTGCTGCGCGACGGCACGCTTGTCGGCACCAGGAACATCGCCGAGACCAACGACGCCGAGCTGGTCAAGATGATGATCAACCGCTCGATCGAGCAAGTCTATCACAAGGAGCATTTTACCCCGGGTGCGACGCTCCTCGAAGCCAGAAATCTCTCCGGCAAGGGCTTCGAAAATGTCTCGATGACGGTTCGTGCCGGCGAAATCGTCGGCCTCTACGGCCTGATCGGTGCCGGGCGCAGCGAGTTCGTCACCACGCTCTACGGCCGTCATCGCAAGTCGGCCGGCCAGATCCTCTGGGAGGGCAAGGAGGTTCAGGTCAACTCCGAGCATGACGCTATCAGGCTCGGCATGGCGCTGGCCCCGGAAAGCCGCCGCGATCAGGGCCTCTGCCTCAACCTGCCGGTCGGCCTCAACCTCAATCTGCCGATCTACAAGCGCATCTCCAGCAATCTGCTGATCTCCAGCGCACAGGAGAAGACCGAGGCGGATCGCCAGATCGCCAATCTCAGGATCAAGACGCCGACGCGCAACGCGCTCGCCTCCAGCCTGTCCGGCGGCAACCAGCAGAAGATCGTCATCGGCAAATGGCTGGCGCACGGCGCCAGGCTGTTCATCTTCGACGAGCCGACGGTTGGCGTCGATGTCGGCACCAAGGCGGAGATCTACCGCCTGTTCGGCGAACTGTTGTCCAAGGGCGCCGGCATCATCCTGATCTCGTCCTATCTGCCCGAGGTCTATGAGCTGGCCGACACGCTGCATGTGTTCCGGCGCGGCAAACTGGTGGCCACTCATGGTTTCCATACCGCCGATCATGAGGAAATTCTCACACAGGCGCTCGCCGAGAAACAAGAAAAGCTGGGAGGACAGATATGAGCACCGAGGCGATTGCTGCCGAAAAACCGAAGCGGAACTACAACGCACTGTTCGGGTTGACGCTGCTGGCGCTGCTGGTGCTGTTGTGGGTCATCCTGTCGGTGGCGACGCCGAGCTTCGCCTCCGCCAACAACATCTCGAACCTGTTACGGCAAGGTTCGATGATCGCGATCCTGGCGGTCGGCCAGACCTTCGTCATCATCACCGGTGGCATCGACCTTTCCGTCGGCGCCGTCGTTGGCTTCGCAACCGTGGTCGCGGCGATGCTGATCAATGCCGGGGTGCCGGTTATTCTCGCCATCCTGATCACCTTGCTGGTCGGCGTCGCTATCGGCGTGTTCCACGGCTTCGGCATCGTCAAGATGGGCCTGCCGCCCTTCATCATCACGCTGGCGACGCTGACATCTTTGCGCGGCATCGGCCTTTTGATGACCAACGGCAACTCGATCTCGATCAACAACGATGCCTTCCAGCTTTTCTCGCGTAGCTCCTTCCTCGGCATCCCCAACCTGTTCTGGATGGTGATCCTCGTCGGTATCCCGGCCTATGTCTTCCTGCATCATAGCCGCTGGGGCCGTTATCTGTTCTCGGTCGGCTCCAATGCCGAGGCGTCGCGTCTGTCCGGCGTCAATGTCCAGCGTACCATCTACATGGCCTATACGCTGTCGGGCCTGTGCGCTGCTTTTGTTGGCGTGCTGCTCGCGTCGCGCATCGGCATTGGCAATCCGACGCAGGCGGAGGGGTGGGAGTTGCAGGCGATCGCCTCGTCGGTGATCGGCGGCACCTCGCTGTTCGGCGCCGTCGGCTCGGTGCACGGGCCGCTGCTCGGCGCTTTCATCCTCGCCACCATCAACAATGGCGCCAATCTGCTCAACGTCAACGCCTTCTGGCAACGCATCATCACCGGCGTGCTGATTATCGTCATCGTCTATTTCGACGGCCTGCGCCGCCGCGGCAAGTAGACCATCTTAACAACCGCCGGCGGGGCCGGCGGGGAACCGACTGGATCGAAGCATGAAAGCCGTCGTCTGCCGTTCGCCCGGTGATCTTGTTCTGGAAGAGCGCCCGGCGCCAGGCCCACCACCCTCCGGCTGGGCGCTGGTCGCGGTCAGCCATGTCGGCATCTGCGGCACCGACTATCACATCTTCGAGGGCAAGCATCCGTTCCTCGCCTATCCCCGCATCATGGGCCACGAGGTTTCCGGCACCGTGATCGAGGTTGGAGACGGCGTCGATCTCGCAATCGGCGAACCGGTGATCATCAACCCCTATCTCGCCTGCGGCAAATGCATCGCCTGCCGTCATGGCAAGCCGAATTGTTGCGTCAAGATCGAGGTGCTCGGCGTCTACCGCGACGGCGCCATGTGCGAACGGATCCTGGTGCCGGCGCAGAATCTCTATTCTGCCAACGGCCTGTCGCTGGCCGATGCCGCCGCCGTCGAATTCCTGGCGATCGGAGCGCATGCCGTGCGGCGCTCGCGGGCTGATCCCGGCGCGCGCACGCTGGTCATCGGCGCCGGGCCGATCGGGCTTGGTACAGCGCTGTTTGCCCGCATAGCCAGGCTCGATGTGACGCTGCTCGACATGAGTGCCGAGAGGCTGGGCTTCGCCGCAAGCGAACTCGGCTTCGCGACTCTCGACGGTTCGGAGGGATCGGCAACCGATCTGGTGCGGGACGCGACCGGCGACGAAGGCTTCGACGTGGTCTTCGACGCGACCGGCAACACCCAGTCCGTCCAGTCGGCCTTCGCCCATGTCGCGCATGGCGGGACGCTCGTCCTGGTCAGTGTCGTCAAGGACGACATCGTCTTTTCCGATCCCGAATTCCACAAGCGCGAGATGACGCTTGTCGGCAGCCGCAACGCCCTGCGCGCCGATTTCGACCATGTCGCTGTCTCGATCCGCGATGGTGTGGTGCCGCTGGCAAAGCTCGTCACCCATCGCACGACGCTTGGCGACACACCGCGCGACCTCGCCCGCTGGGCGCATGAGAAATCCGGCTTGATCAAGGCCGTCATCCAGGTTGGGTGAGACGCCGATTCTGACACGAAAATTCGGCGGTCGATAAGTGCGAACTTTGGCAGATCGCATGCTTTGGCGATTAGCCGAAACATCCATCGCTTCGTCATCCTATGACGAAGCAAGGAGCGAAGCGACGCGGCGCAGACATGGTATCCATGCCGTGACCTTGAAGTATCGCGACGGTGCAGAATTCTGCTTCGCTTCACCCCTCGACCAATGTTACGGCATGGATCCTAGGGTCTCCGCGACGTCGCTTCGCTCCTGCTTCGCCCAAGGATGACGACGTTAAAAGCTAATCGCTCGCCGACAATTTGAGTTCGACCCGCTCAGCCGGGAACCGCGTTTCGGCGAATTGGATCGGCTGGCCGTCCGGCGTGACATTGACGGCGACCGTGACCAGCACGATGGCGCCGGGCTGCAGATCGAGATCGGCGAGATCGGCGGCATCGGCATGGCGCGCCGACAACACCGTCGACTGCCTGAGATAATCGCTGACGCCGAAGCGCTCGAGAGAGGCGGTGATCGACCCCGTTTCGGCCATGGCAGCCTCGATGCCGGAAAAACGCCTGGCGTCAAACCAGCTCGTGGCGCGTGACACCAGCTGTCCGTCGGCTTCACCGCGCGCCTCCAGACGTATCACATCGGCCCCTATGGCAAGCTTCAAGGCATCGGCGACGCGACGGCTGGCTGGCTCGACCGTGGCTTCGAGCAACACGCTGCGACGCTCGGATGCCTGTCCTTGCAGACCGGTCGAAAAGCGCGTGCGCGTGCCGATCGGATAGGAAAGCCGCTTACGCGACAGCACGAAGGTGCCGCGCCCCTGTTCGGCCCTGAGCACGCCATCCTGCACAAGTGCTGCGATGGCGCTGCGCACCGTATGGCGGTTGACGCCATAGCGTTCGGCCAATGCGATTTCCGGCGGAAGCGCCGCATTCTCGGCGAAATCGCCGATCGCGATCGAATGCAGAATCTGGTCGGCGATCTGCCGCCACAGCGAGACGCCGCTGCGCCGCTCCAAGCTGCTGGCAATCTGCTGCCCGATCATACGTTGCCCCCGGGGACTTTTCGCCCCTGTCATCCATCCGTCATGGACAGGCATTAGGGAATAGGCATAATTTGTATAATTGTCTAAATCAATAGACAAATTTGCAGCAAAAAGGAAAGGCGGCCATGCGAGGACAGGAAGCGCGCGATCAGGCTGAGCGCAAGGCCGTCATGGCGACGCTGGCGCAATCGACCGGCGACGATATCGTGCGCCTCTGGAACGAAGCCGGCCTGCCTTCGGAAGCGGAACTCCTACGCGGGCCAGAAACCGGCCTGGTCACCGTGCGTGGCCGCATCGGCGGCGGCGGCGCGCCCTTCAATGTCGGCGAGGCGACGGTCACCCGCGCCACCGTCCGGCTTGCATCTGGGCAGGTCGGCCACTGCTACGCCCTCGGCCGCGACAAGCAAAAGGCGAAGCTGGCGGCGATCGCCGACGCGCTCTGGCAGGACCCCAACCATCGTAACGAGGTCGAGACCAAACTCATCGCGCCCCTTCAGACGGCACAAGCCAGCGCACGTGAACGGCGGCGCGCCGAGACGGCGGCAACGAAGGTCGATTTCTTCACCATGGTACGCGGAGAAGACTGATGGATATCGCAACGCAAGCGATCGAGGGCGGCTTTGCCGATCCGGTGTTCGACGCGCAGACGGTGTTCCGCGCCGTGATGGACGCGATGGCGCGGCCAGGCGCCCTGCAGCCCCTGCCGGTCTTCGCCCGCCCGCCGGCGCCGCTGTCGGCAACCGTAGGCGCCATCGCGCTGGCGCTGTGCGACAACGACACGCCGCTCTGGCTCGACCCCGTTTTGCAGGCTCCAGCAGCGGTGAAATCCTGGCTTGGCTTCCACACCGGCGCGCCACTCGCCAATACGCCGGCCGACGCGCATTTCGCGCTGATCGCAGCACCTGCCGAAATGATGGCGCTCGACGGCTTTTCACAAGGCACCCAGGACTATCCCGACCGCTCCACGACGCTGATCCTGCAAATCGGCGATCTTGTTTCAGGTGCCCCTCTGCTGCTCGAAGGTCCCGGCATCGAAACGAGTGCAACCATAGCGCCGGCGCAGATGCCGCGCCATTTCGTCGAACAGTGGAAGCAGAACAACCAGCGCTTTCCGCGTGGCGTCGACATCGTCCTCGCCACCCCCGACGGCGTTACTTGCCTGCCGCGCACGACGTGCATCAAGACGATGGAGGCGTGATATGTATGTCGCAGTTAAAGGCGGCGAAGCGGCCATTGCCAACGCCCATGCCCTGCTCGCCGACCGCCGGCGCGGCGACCGCTCGGTGCCGGCGCTTCGCCTCGACCAGATCGTCGAGCAACTGGCGCTCGGCGTCGACCGGGTGATGAGCGAAGGTTCGCTCTACGACCGTGAATTGGCGGCGCTCGCCATCGTCCAGGCACGCGGCGATATGATCGAGGCGATCTTCCTGATCCGCGCCTATCGCACGACGCTGCCACGCTTCGGCTACACCAGGGCGATCGACACCGGCGCGATGCTGGTCGAGCGGCGCGTGTCGGCAACCTACAAGGATCTGCCCGGCGGCCAGTTGCTCGGCCCCACTTTCGACTACACCCACCGGCTGCTCGATCCCGAGCTTGCCGCGGGCGGCGATGTCGCCGAGCCGCTGCAGCGTGCAAGCGAGGCGGAGGCCATGCCGCGCGTCTCGGCGATCCTTGCCCGCGAAGGCCTGATCGAGCCGGACGGCGACATGCCCGGGGACCATGTTCCCGGCGACATCACCCGCGAGCCGCTGGAATTCCCGATGGCGCGCGATATCCGCCTGCAGGCGCTGTCGCGCGGCGACGAGGGCTTTTTGCTGGCGCTCGGCTACTCCACCCAGCGCGGCTACGCCCGCAACCATCCCTTCGTCGGCGAGGTCCGCATCGGCGAGGTCGAGCTGGAACTGGACGTGCCGGAACTGCCGTTTGCCGTGCCGCTCGGCAGCGTGCGCGTCACCGAGTGCCAGATGGTCAACCAGTTCAAGGGCTCGGCCAAGGCGCCGCCGCAATTCACCCGCGGCTACGGCCTCGTCTTCGGCCAGAGCGAGCGCAAGGCGATGGCCATGGCGCTGTGCGACCGGGCGCTGCGCGCCTCGGAATTCGGTGAGGATGTCGTCGCCGCCGCGCAGGACGAGGAGTTCGTCATCTCGCATTCCGACAATGTCCAGGCGACCGGCTTCGTCGAGCATTTGAAGCTGCCGCATTATGTAGACTTCCAGGCCGAGCTCGACCTGGTGC includes these proteins:
- a CDS encoding sugar ABC transporter ATP-binding protein, producing MTSTAQELHPAPTLEPGRTILELKGLEKQYPGTHALKPVSLAFKSGEIHAIVGENGAGKSTLIKLLTGVMPRTSGDVIWEGKPAALATPHEAMALGINAVHQEVVLCRHLTVAANMFLGEEDSRFGILQQRAMVREAQKIIDDLGFDLPAHVVLGDLTIGQQQLIAAARATVRGTKFLIFDEPTAYLTRKEADQLFMLIRRLKDEGVTIIYISHRMEEVFELADRVSVLRDGTLVGTRNIAETNDAELVKMMINRSIEQVYHKEHFTPGATLLEARNLSGKGFENVSMTVRAGEIVGLYGLIGAGRSEFVTTLYGRHRKSAGQILWEGKEVQVNSEHDAIRLGMALAPESRRDQGLCLNLPVGLNLNLPIYKRISSNLLISSAQEKTEADRQIANLRIKTPTRNALASSLSGGNQQKIVIGKWLAHGARLFIFDEPTVGVDVGTKAEIYRLFGELLSKGAGIILISSYLPEVYELADTLHVFRRGKLVATHGFHTADHEEILTQALAEKQEKLGGQI
- a CDS encoding altronate dehydratase family protein, translated to MNAANSILLSPADNVAVANGRIEIGTVLPGGAIATALIEPGHKVAIKPIPAGEAVVKYAQAIGRATQDIAPGEHVHSHNLVFESGRLPVVPPSEAVHATEADRARTFMGYRRADGRAGTRNFIGILASVNCSATVCHAIADEANRTLLPRYPGIDGFVPIVHGQGCGMSATGDGMMVLHRTLAGYARHPNFGGVLMVGLGCEVNQLTLYGQKGVAAGKRHFNIQEAGGSRKSVEKAMLVLAEIAEEVGKLEREPIPVSEIVVGLQCGGSDGMSGITANPALGAAVDILAGVGGIGILSETTEIYGAEHLLAYRAASPEIAAKLDGYVKWWEDHVAKHGASIDNNPSPGNKRGGLTTILEKSLGAVAKGGQTPLNGVFGYAEKVTGHGLVFMDTPGYDPVSATGQVAGGANVIVFTTGRGSCFGCRPTPSIKVATNSTMYHQMEEDMDVNCGVIASGEKTIAGMGREIFELVVETASGRKTKSEEFGYGDNEFVPWHLGATL
- the phnF gene encoding phosphonate metabolism transcriptional regulator PhnF — translated: MIGQQIASSLERRSGVSLWRQIADQILHSIAIGDFAENAALPPEIALAERYGVNRHTVRSAIAALVQDGVLRAEQGRGTFVLSRKRLSYPIGTRTRFSTGLQGQASERRSVLLEATVEPASRRVADALKLAIGADVIRLEARGEADGQLVSRATSWFDARRFSGIEAAMAETGSITASLERFGVSDYLRQSTVLSARHADAADLADLDLQPGAIVLVTVAVNVTPDGQPIQFAETRFPAERVELKLSASD
- a CDS encoding ABC transporter substrate-binding protein — encoded protein: MKFVTSILNRRTFAALAAASMLAGVMHSAPASAADATIPIIVKDTTSFYWQIVLAGARKAGKDLGVDVPELGAQAETDVNGQISILENAVAGNPAAVVIAPTEAKALGKPIDEAATKVKIIGIDSGADSKAFTSFLTTDNIQGGRVAADGLAAAIGEANGGKIEGDVALITALPGAGSLEQRAQGFKEQLAAKYPGLKLIADKYADGQATTGLNIATDLITANPNLKGIFASNLIMAQGVGQAIAENSLAGKVGLVGFDSDEKLIKFLNDGVISALVVQDPYRMGYDGIKTALAASKGEKVEANVDTGANLVTKANMKDPKIDALLNPKLD
- a CDS encoding aldo/keto reductase, with amino-acid sequence MKKRCVGSTALEITEVSFGGAAIGGLYRACPREAAIETLQVAWDTGLRYFDTAPFYGFGLSERRFGDFLRDKPRSSYVLSTKVGRLFRPVPEDQVPDHSYVDPLPFALDYDYSYDGIMRSVEFSYARLGLNRIDILFVHDIGVYTHGVEKTKLHFRQLMDGGLKALEELKSSRVISAYGLGVNEVQICLDVLHRAPLDCILLASRYSLLDRTAEAELLPLCRQRQTSLIIGGVFNSGILATGPVPGAHFDYRPATADILGRVGAMEKIAAEGGYPLAAAAFQFPLHEPVVASVLTGTAKPTNLTRNLELLGVQVPETDFAKYDPYTIVQQLG
- a CDS encoding ABC transporter permease, whose protein sequence is MSTEAIAAEKPKRNYNALFGLTLLALLVLLWVILSVATPSFASANNISNLLRQGSMIAILAVGQTFVIITGGIDLSVGAVVGFATVVAAMLINAGVPVILAILITLLVGVAIGVFHGFGIVKMGLPPFIITLATLTSLRGIGLLMTNGNSISINNDAFQLFSRSSFLGIPNLFWMVILVGIPAYVFLHHSRWGRYLFSVGSNAEASRLSGVNVQRTIYMAYTLSGLCAAFVGVLLASRIGIGNPTQAEGWELQAIASSVIGGTSLFGAVGSVHGPLLGAFILATINNGANLLNVNAFWQRIITGVLIIVIVYFDGLRRRGK
- a CDS encoding carbon-phosphorus lyase complex subunit PhnI; this encodes MYVAVKGGEAAIANAHALLADRRRGDRSVPALRLDQIVEQLALGVDRVMSEGSLYDRELAALAIVQARGDMIEAIFLIRAYRTTLPRFGYTRAIDTGAMLVERRVSATYKDLPGGQLLGPTFDYTHRLLDPELAAGGDVAEPLQRASEAEAMPRVSAILAREGLIEPDGDMPGDHVPGDITREPLEFPMARDIRLQALSRGDEGFLLALGYSTQRGYARNHPFVGEVRIGEVELELDVPELPFAVPLGSVRVTECQMVNQFKGSAKAPPQFTRGYGLVFGQSERKAMAMALCDRALRASEFGEDVVAAAQDEEFVISHSDNVQATGFVEHLKLPHYVDFQAELDLVRRMRAEHDARENAGKAEEKREAAE
- the phnH gene encoding phosphonate C-P lyase system protein PhnH; its protein translation is MDIATQAIEGGFADPVFDAQTVFRAVMDAMARPGALQPLPVFARPPAPLSATVGAIALALCDNDTPLWLDPVLQAPAAVKSWLGFHTGAPLANTPADAHFALIAAPAEMMALDGFSQGTQDYPDRSTTLILQIGDLVSGAPLLLEGPGIETSATIAPAQMPRHFVEQWKQNNQRFPRGVDIVLATPDGVTCLPRTTCIKTMEA
- a CDS encoding zinc-binding alcohol dehydrogenase family protein, which codes for MKAVVCRSPGDLVLEERPAPGPPPSGWALVAVSHVGICGTDYHIFEGKHPFLAYPRIMGHEVSGTVIEVGDGVDLAIGEPVIINPYLACGKCIACRHGKPNCCVKIEVLGVYRDGAMCERILVPAQNLYSANGLSLADAAAVEFLAIGAHAVRRSRADPGARTLVIGAGPIGLGTALFARIARLDVTLLDMSAERLGFAASELGFATLDGSEGSATDLVRDATGDEGFDVVFDATGNTQSVQSAFAHVAHGGTLVLVSVVKDDIVFSDPEFHKREMTLVGSRNALRADFDHVAVSIRDGVVPLAKLVTHRTTLGDTPRDLARWAHEKSGLIKAVIQVG
- the phnG gene encoding phosphonate C-P lyase system protein PhnG; this translates as MRGQEARDQAERKAVMATLAQSTGDDIVRLWNEAGLPSEAELLRGPETGLVTVRGRIGGGGAPFNVGEATVTRATVRLASGQVGHCYALGRDKQKAKLAAIADALWQDPNHRNEVETKLIAPLQTAQASARERRRAETAATKVDFFTMVRGED